The following proteins are encoded in a genomic region of Dioscorea cayenensis subsp. rotundata cultivar TDr96_F1 chromosome 8, TDr96_F1_v2_PseudoChromosome.rev07_lg8_w22 25.fasta, whole genome shotgun sequence:
- the LOC120266978 gene encoding heat shock 70 kDa protein, mitochondrial-like, producing the protein MAIGSVLSRLARSKALVSGASSAFSQASTHLNASHGSLLPQRWAAAARVFSSKPAGADVIGIDLGTTNSCVSVMEGKTPKVIENAEGARTTPSVVAFNQKGELLVGTPAKRQAVTNPTNTLFGTKRLIGRRFDDPQTQKELKMVPYKIVKAPNGDAWVEMNGQQYSPSQIGAFVLTKMKETAEAYLGKSVSKAVITVPAYFNDAQRQATKDAGRIAGLDVLRIINEPTAAALSYGMNNKEGLIAVFDLGGGTFDVSILEISNGVFEVKATNGDTFLGGEDFDSALLDYLVNEFKRSDNIDLSKDRLALQRLREAAEKAKVELSSTTQTEINLPFITADASGAKHFNVTLTRSKFEALVNNLIERTRIPCKNCLKDAGITAKEVDEVLLVGGMTRVPKVQEIVSQIFGKSPSKGVNPDEAVAMGAAIQGGILRGDVKELLLLDVTPLSLGIETLGGIFTRLINRNTTIPTKKSQVFSTAADNQTQVGIKVLQGEREMASDNKLLGEFELTGIPPAPRGMPQIEVTFDIDANGIVKVSAKDKATSREQEITIRSSGGLSDDEIEKMVKEAELHAKKDQERKNLIDIRNSADTTIYSIEKSLSEYRDKIPSEVAQEIEAAVSELRDAMGKDDVDKIKEKLDAANKAVSKIGHSMNQRGGNEGSSGPGSDGGDQTQEAEYKEAKM; encoded by the exons ATGGCCATTGGATCCGTTCTCTCCCGCCTGGCCCGCTCCAAGGCCTTGGTCTCTGGCGCTTCTTCAGCTTTCTCTCAG GCTTCTACTCATCTCAATGCATCTCATGGTTCACTTCTACCTCAAAGATGGGCTGCTGCTGCGAGGGTTTTCAG TTCAAAGCCAGCTGGAGCTGATGTTATTGGGATTGATTTGGGTACCACAAACTCTTGTGTTTCAGTTATGGAAGGAAAG ACCCCAAAGGTGATTGAGAATGCTGAAGGTGCTAGAACAACACCATCTGTTGTAGCCTTCAATCAGAAGGGTGAGCTTCTTGTTGGAACACCAGCTAAACGCCAAGCTGTGACAAATCCCACAAATACACTATTTGGCACCAAGCGTTTGATTGGAAGGAGGTTTGATGATCCACAAACTCAAAAGGAGTTGAAGATGGTGCCATATAAGATTGTCAAAGCTCCAAATGGCGATGCTTGGGTGGAGATGAATGGACAGCAGTACTCACCAAGTCAGATTGGAGCCTTTGTCCTGACCAAGATGAAGGAAACTGCAGAGGCATACCTTGGCAAATCTGTTTCTAAAGCTGTCATTACTGTCCCTGCTTACTTCAATGATGCTCAGCGACAGGCGACCAAGGATGCTGGGAGAATTGCTGGACTTGATGTTCTCAGGATTATTAACGAGCCAACTGCTGCTGCTCTTTCATACGGAATGAACAACAAGGAAGGTTTGATTGCTGTTTTTGATTTGGGAGGTGGTACATTTGATGTTTCAATCCTTGAGATTTCTAATGGAGTATTTGAG GTTAAGGCTACCAATGGAGACACATTCCTTGGTGGTGAAGATTTTGATAGTGCCTTGTTGGATTATTTGGTTAATGAATTTAAGAGGAGTGACAACATTGATCTATCCAAGGATCGGTTGGCTTTGCAAAGACTAAGAGAAGCTGCTGAGAAGGCAAAGGTTGAGCTTTCCTCCACTACACAGACAGAGATAAATCTTCCTTTCATTACAGCTGATGCTTCTGGTGCCAAGCACTTCAATGTGACTCTTACCCGTTCGAAGTTTGAAGCCTTGGTGAATAATCTGATTGAGAGAACTCGCATCCCATGCAAGAACTGTCTTAAAGATGCAGGCATCACAGCAAAAGAAGTTGATGAAGTTCTTCTAGTTGGTGGTATGACAAGGGTGCCAAAGGTTCAGGAGATTGTTTCTCAGATCTTTGGGAAGTCCCCTAGCAAGGGTGTGAACCCTGACGAGGCAGTGGCTATGGGAGCTGCCATTCAAGGTGGTATCTTGAGGGGTGATGTGAAGGAGCTTCTCTTGCTCGATGTTACTCCACTCTCTCTTGGTATTGAGACTCTTGGAGGCATCTTTACTCGGCTTATCAACAGGAATACCACCATTCCCACCAAGAAGAGTCAAGTCTTCTCCACTGCTGCAGATAACCAGACCCAGGTGGGGATCAAGGTCTTGCAGGGTGAGAGAGAGATGGCTTCAGACAATAAACTTCTTGGAGAGTTTGAGCTTACTGGCATCCCTCCAGCTCCACGTGGCATGCCTCAGATCGAGGTCACTTTTGATATTGATGCTAATGGAATTGTAAAGGTCTCTGCAAAGGACAAGGCTACATCAAGAGAGCAGGAAATCACCATTAGGTCTTCTGGTGGACTTTCAGATGATGAGATCGAGAAGATGGTGAAGGAGGCAGAGCTCCATGCCAAGAAGGATCAGGAGAGGAAAAATCTGATTGACATCAGGAACTCTGCAGACACGACAATCTACAGCATTGAGAAGAGTTTGAGTGAGTACAGAGACAAAATCCCATCAGAAGTTGCCCAAGAGATTGAGGCAGCTGTTTCTGAATTGAGGGATGCAATGGGCAAAGATGATGTGGACAAGATCAAAGAGAAGCTTGATGCTGCGAACAAGGCAGTTTCAAAGATTGGACACAGCATGAACCAACGTGGCGGAAACGAAGGATCTTCTGGCCCAGGATCAGATGGTGGAGACCAGACTCAGGAAGCTGAATACAAGGAAGCGAAGATGTAG